From the genome of Acaryochloris sp. CCMEE 5410, one region includes:
- a CDS encoding medium chain dehydrogenase/reductase family protein, with product MRYRHVIISRHGGPDVLEIVMDERPEPRAGEVGVRVLATGVAFTDVLIREGLYLGLPKVPFTPGYEIVGIVDQLGSGVAGLDIGQRIAALTVVGGYSEYVCLPAHECVLVPPEVDVAEAVGLVLQYVTAYQLLHRIAKVQSGDHILIHGAAGGVGTAFLELGHLAGLKMYGTDSASKHDLIANLGATPIDYQQQDFQQQIRRLTPNGMDVVFDAIGGRHLLGSYQTLAPGGQLISYGFSSALSAHWGRLLKVGGSMGLLTLLNIWPDRRSAVFYNITDLKRRQPNWFRDDLTSLLDLLADGSIQPIIADRLPLADAAVAHNLLDHAAVRGQLVLLCDETFRANSSKPERKSSPVDHPSARG from the coding sequence ATGCGCTACCGACATGTGATTATTTCCCGCCACGGCGGACCGGATGTTTTAGAGATAGTTATGGATGAACGACCTGAACCTCGGGCGGGAGAAGTGGGAGTACGGGTATTAGCAACTGGTGTGGCTTTTACAGACGTTTTGATCCGCGAGGGACTCTATCTGGGATTACCCAAAGTGCCCTTTACCCCAGGCTATGAAATAGTTGGGATTGTTGATCAGCTCGGTTCTGGGGTCGCGGGGCTGGATATCGGTCAGCGGATTGCGGCCCTGACTGTGGTGGGGGGATATAGTGAGTACGTTTGTTTACCCGCCCATGAATGTGTTCTGGTACCACCTGAGGTGGATGTTGCCGAGGCCGTCGGTCTAGTTTTGCAGTATGTGACAGCCTATCAGTTACTGCACCGAATTGCTAAGGTTCAATCCGGCGATCACATCTTGATTCACGGTGCTGCGGGCGGTGTTGGAACTGCGTTCCTGGAGTTAGGTCACCTCGCGGGCTTAAAGATGTATGGTACGGACTCCGCATCGAAACATGATCTCATTGCCAATTTGGGTGCCACTCCGATTGATTATCAGCAGCAAGACTTCCAACAGCAGATTCGTCGTCTCACGCCCAATGGAATGGATGTGGTCTTTGATGCCATTGGGGGGCGTCATTTACTGGGGTCATACCAAACTTTAGCGCCTGGGGGACAACTCATTAGCTATGGATTTTCCTCAGCGCTATCAGCACATTGGGGCAGGCTGTTGAAAGTCGGGGGGAGTATGGGCCTTCTGACTCTGTTGAACATCTGGCCGGATCGTCGTAGCGCTGTTTTTTACAACATTACTGATTTGAAGCGGCGTCAACCCAATTGGTTCCGAGACGATTTAACGAGCCTTCTGGATCTACTGGCGGATGGCTCTATTCAACCTATCATTGCCGATCGCCTACCCTTAGCAGATGCAGCGGTGGCCCATAACTTACTGGATCACGCTGCAGTGAGAGGTCAGTTAGTCTTACTGTGTGATGAAACTTTCCGGGCGAATTCATCCAAGCCAGAGAGGAAATCCTCGCCTGTTGATCACCCATCTGCTCGAGGTTAA
- a CDS encoding PRC-barrel domain-containing protein has product MFNIIRYSQMVGLTAIGNTTNSHLGNVEEIWLDESGYVTYLSSRQRYWSLRQVASVGKETVSVDRPLIVSTPPHLHHGYQLPVRSRVGETLGWVEDFLFDWHTGEIVAYILAGEIASYLGERAILFPGDIEKYTPEALLIPEGAKNLLKPESEGSKDFICEKSTEVKFVIQEMTDRLQRLFNLNDGPYEIQIKIQQVSEALASTNKYDQRHLAEATEFLQGQWASLQHGISRNLNLAQTALEKAWQEIVSQNKL; this is encoded by the coding sequence ATGTTCAATATCATCCGTTACAGTCAAATGGTCGGATTAACTGCAATTGGGAACACCACTAATTCCCACCTAGGAAACGTGGAAGAGATCTGGCTTGACGAGTCTGGATATGTCACATATCTATCCAGTCGCCAGCGGTATTGGTCTCTTCGTCAAGTTGCGAGTGTGGGCAAAGAGACCGTGTCGGTTGATCGTCCCCTCATAGTGTCAACCCCACCCCATCTCCATCATGGATATCAACTCCCAGTCCGATCTAGGGTCGGAGAAACGTTGGGCTGGGTAGAAGATTTTCTGTTCGATTGGCATACAGGGGAAATCGTCGCTTATATCTTGGCAGGAGAGATTGCCAGTTACCTAGGAGAACGCGCAATCCTCTTCCCTGGGGATATCGAGAAATACACACCTGAAGCCCTCCTGATTCCAGAAGGAGCAAAAAATCTACTCAAACCGGAGTCAGAAGGGTCAAAGGATTTTATTTGCGAAAAATCTACCGAGGTTAAATTTGTTATCCAGGAGATGACGGATCGCTTACAGCGTTTATTCAACCTAAATGACGGACCATACGAGATTCAGATCAAGATTCAGCAAGTTAGCGAAGCTCTTGCTTCCACGAATAAGTATGATCAGCGCCATTTGGCTGAAGCTACTGAGTTTCTTCAAGGTCAATGGGCTAGTTTGCAGCATGGAATTAGTCGTAACCTCAATCTAGCCCAAACTGCTCTAGAAAAAGCTTGGCAAGAAATTGTGAGTCAGAACAAGCTTTAA
- the groES gene encoding co-chaperone GroES has product MSTLTLNVSTVSPLGDRVFLKVNRAEEKTAGGILMPDTAQEKSQVGEVVSVGPGLRSGNGSYAPIDVQVGDQVLYAKYSGTDIKLGNEDYVLTKAQDILAIVT; this is encoded by the coding sequence ATGTCCACTCTAACCCTCAACGTTTCTACTGTTAGCCCTCTCGGCGACCGTGTCTTTCTGAAGGTAAATAGGGCTGAAGAAAAAACCGCAGGTGGCATCTTAATGCCCGATACGGCTCAAGAGAAATCTCAAGTGGGAGAGGTGGTTAGTGTTGGGCCTGGTTTGAGGTCTGGGAATGGCTCCTATGCCCCCATCGACGTTCAAGTCGGCGATCAGGTGCTATATGCCAAATACAGTGGAACGGATATCAAACTGGGTAATGAAGATTATGTGCTGACCAAAGCTCAAGATATTCTCGCGATTGTCACATAG
- the groL gene encoding chaperonin GroEL (60 kDa chaperone family; promotes refolding of misfolded polypeptides especially under stressful conditions; forms two stacked rings of heptamers to form a barrel-shaped 14mer; ends can be capped by GroES; misfolded proteins enter the barrel where they are refolded when GroES binds) yields the protein MAKSIQYDTAARHALEQGIDLLTEAVAVTLGPRGRNVVLEQKFGPPQIVNDGITIAKEIELDNPLANTGVALLRQVAAKTNDAAGDGTTTAVVLSHAMVKEGLRNIAAGANPMAIRRGIDQATQFLLDQIAEHALPVKDSNAISQVGTIAAGNDETVGQMIAAAMAKVGQQGVISLEEGQSMQTEVEVTEGMRFDKGYISPYFVTDAERMVTTLDDAYLLLTDKKITLVNALLPILENVTQTGKPLVIIAEDIEKEALATLVLNQLRGTVRVAGVKAPGFGDRRKDLLADIAVLTGGQVISEDTGLTLENDTLEMMGRARQVVITKDHTTLISESNEAAVKARCEQIHRLIDETDSSFEKEKLHERLAQLSGGVAVIKVGAATETEMKDRKLKLEDAINATQAAVEEGIVPGGGTTLVHLAPQLEDWSAEHLVGDELIGAMILVRSLSAPLRQIVENAGLNGGVVVEQVKTLPFNTGYDALNNQYVDMFTAGIVDPAKVTSAGLRNAASIAGMVLTTECIIAEQSQATTKDLANAG from the coding sequence ATGGCTAAGTCAATTCAATACGATACAGCAGCTCGCCATGCCTTAGAGCAAGGGATCGATCTGCTAACTGAAGCAGTGGCAGTGACCTTAGGACCAAGGGGTCGCAATGTCGTCCTTGAGCAGAAATTTGGTCCCCCGCAAATTGTGAATGATGGCATCACCATTGCCAAGGAAATTGAACTAGACAACCCTTTAGCCAATACAGGCGTAGCCTTGTTGCGCCAAGTTGCAGCCAAAACCAATGATGCGGCAGGGGATGGCACCACCACAGCCGTTGTTTTAAGCCATGCAATGGTAAAGGAAGGGTTGCGCAATATCGCAGCGGGAGCCAATCCAATGGCAATACGACGGGGCATCGACCAGGCCACCCAATTTTTGTTGGATCAGATTGCTGAACATGCACTACCTGTGAAAGATTCCAATGCGATCTCACAGGTTGGGACCATTGCTGCGGGCAATGATGAAACTGTGGGGCAAATGATTGCTGCTGCCATGGCAAAGGTGGGTCAGCAAGGGGTGATTTCTTTGGAAGAAGGCCAATCAATGCAGACCGAAGTCGAAGTCACGGAAGGGATGCGGTTTGACAAGGGGTATATTTCACCTTACTTCGTAACGGATGCCGAGCGAATGGTGACGACTCTGGATGATGCCTACCTATTACTAACGGATAAAAAGATCACCTTAGTGAATGCCTTACTGCCCATTCTGGAGAACGTTACACAAACGGGTAAACCTCTTGTGATAATTGCTGAAGATATTGAAAAAGAAGCCTTAGCAACCCTTGTCCTAAATCAATTACGAGGTACTGTCAGGGTGGCTGGGGTTAAGGCACCTGGATTTGGCGATCGCCGCAAGGATCTGTTAGCTGATATAGCAGTACTCACTGGAGGACAAGTCATCAGCGAAGATACTGGGCTGACCTTAGAAAACGACACCCTAGAAATGATGGGCCGTGCTCGCCAAGTGGTCATCACTAAGGACCATACCACCCTCATCTCGGAAAGCAATGAAGCTGCTGTCAAAGCGCGTTGTGAGCAAATTCATCGCCTGATAGATGAGACAGACTCATCCTTTGAAAAGGAAAAACTGCATGAGCGTCTAGCTCAGCTTTCTGGTGGGGTAGCTGTAATCAAGGTTGGGGCCGCCACTGAAACGGAAATGAAGGACCGTAAGTTAAAACTAGAAGACGCGATTAACGCAACTCAAGCCGCTGTTGAGGAAGGCATTGTTCCAGGTGGTGGTACAACCCTCGTGCATCTTGCCCCTCAACTTGAGGACTGGTCTGCTGAACATTTGGTTGGTGATGAACTGATCGGAGCCATGATTCTAGTCCGTTCCCTCTCTGCTCCATTGAGACAGATTGTTGAGAACGCGGGTCTGAATGGTGGGGTGGTTGTAGAGCAGGTTAAGACTTTACCGTTCAACACGGGCTATGATGCCTTGAACAACCAGTATGTGGATATGTTTACTGCCGGGATTGTCGATCCAGCTAAGGTGACTAGTGCTGGGTTGCGAAATGCCGCTTCCATTGCGGGTATGGTTCTGACCACAGAGTGCATTATTGCGGAGCAATCTCAGGCCACAACAAAGGATTTAGCGAATGCTGGTTGA
- a CDS encoding DUF1830 domain-containing protein encodes MSSASTGVLDRCPDITELPEKVRCCYVNEMQRTQIIRIVNIPHDFLERTVLPGDHLVFETYPDAELEVHTYEMASATLTAKIICDRLAIPTVSETTRMCALYKELNGG; translated from the coding sequence ATGTCATCCGCATCAACTGGCGTACTAGATAGGTGTCCTGATATTACAGAACTGCCTGAGAAAGTGAGGTGTTGTTATGTCAATGAGATGCAGCGAACCCAAATTATCCGAATTGTCAATATTCCCCACGACTTCCTCGAGCGGACTGTATTACCAGGTGATCACTTAGTTTTTGAAACCTATCCCGACGCTGAGTTGGAGGTTCATACTTATGAAATGGCCAGTGCTACTTTGACGGCGAAGATTATATGCGATCGCTTGGCCATTCCAACAGTATCGGAAACAACTAGGATGTGTGCTTTATATAAAGAGTTGAATGGGGGATAA
- a CDS encoding DUF1816 domain-containing protein translates to MLWIYSQKQAPFWWIEVVALEPQSTLYYGPFRTSTEAANYQANVTKDMKAEPQKITVTIRTCQPEILAITSIEAPNREPPFLPER, encoded by the coding sequence ATGCTTTGGATCTATTCCCAAAAACAGGCCCCCTTTTGGTGGATTGAAGTTGTGGCGCTAGAACCACAAAGCACACTCTACTATGGCCCTTTCAGAACTTCGACAGAAGCCGCAAATTATCAAGCTAACGTTACTAAAGACATGAAGGCAGAGCCTCAAAAAATTACTGTCACAATCCGCACATGTCAACCAGAAATCTTAGCCATTACTAGTATTGAAGCCCCGAATAGAGAACCCCCTTTTCTACCCGAACGATAG
- a CDS encoding MgtC/SapB family protein: MDTQHLKFIPQSNVFKLLWVLFLSFLIGLEREGHHTQTGRYAFGGVRTYPMIGLVGYCIAFLTNGQSIALGMGFLAIAGLMALSYWHKLQTVENAGVTSEIACLATYLVGALVYFGHYWEAATLAITSLFLLELKSVLEKLATQFSSEDILTLTKFLLLTFVILPVLPNQAYGEFQLNPFKTWLVVIAVSGISYASYLLQRAFQGRGTLIIIALIGGAYSSTVTTVALAKQSTSDPLPRRYAGAILIASGMMYCRLIVLTGIFNKSLAALLWGPMSLVASIAILGGGIWLIFTGRSAKVYSVRATSQNPLELRFALLFAGVFVMLLVLTHYAIEVLGQAGIYTLAGILGFADVDPFVMGITQSAGQSTALNISAIAILIAAASNSIAKGIYTLGIGDWKVGKSSLILQSILALISLLPILYLR; this comes from the coding sequence ATGGATACTCAACATCTAAAATTCATCCCTCAGAGCAACGTTTTTAAGCTGCTATGGGTCTTATTCTTATCTTTTCTAATTGGATTGGAGCGAGAAGGACATCATACTCAAACAGGTCGCTATGCTTTTGGTGGAGTTCGTACCTACCCAATGATTGGATTAGTAGGGTACTGCATCGCCTTTTTGACGAACGGTCAAAGTATCGCATTGGGAATGGGTTTTCTAGCCATTGCTGGTCTGATGGCTCTTTCGTATTGGCATAAGTTGCAAACAGTAGAAAATGCAGGGGTAACTTCAGAAATTGCTTGCTTAGCAACCTATTTGGTGGGTGCTCTTGTCTACTTTGGTCACTACTGGGAAGCCGCAACCTTAGCGATTACCAGTTTATTTTTATTGGAATTAAAGTCTGTTTTAGAAAAGTTGGCTACCCAATTTTCTTCAGAAGATATTCTTACATTAACCAAGTTTTTACTACTGACATTTGTGATCTTGCCAGTTCTGCCCAATCAAGCCTATGGCGAGTTTCAACTCAATCCCTTTAAGACTTGGTTAGTCGTCATTGCTGTAAGCGGCATCTCCTATGCCAGCTATCTGTTGCAGCGTGCATTTCAGGGGAGAGGGACTCTGATTATTATTGCGTTGATTGGTGGAGCTTATTCTTCAACCGTTACAACCGTGGCCCTTGCCAAACAATCCACCTCAGATCCTCTGCCAAGAAGGTATGCAGGAGCAATTCTCATAGCCTCAGGGATGATGTATTGCCGCTTGATCGTTTTAACGGGTATCTTCAATAAGTCTCTTGCAGCCCTCCTATGGGGACCTATGAGTCTCGTGGCAAGCATCGCTATTTTAGGAGGTGGAATATGGTTAATATTTACAGGTCGCTCAGCTAAGGTTTACTCAGTCCGAGCAACATCTCAAAATCCACTTGAGCTGAGATTTGCATTACTCTTTGCAGGGGTATTTGTGATGTTGCTAGTTTTGACACACTACGCAATTGAGGTTTTGGGTCAAGCGGGCATCTACACCCTAGCTGGTATTTTGGGGTTCGCGGATGTAGATCCTTTCGTCATGGGTATCACCCAATCTGCTGGTCAGTCTACTGCGCTAAACATTAGTGCGATCGCTATTTTAATAGCCGCAGCTAGTAATAGTATCGCGAAAGGTATATACACATTGGGTATTGGTGATTGGAAAGTAGGGAAATCAAGCCTTATTTTACAAAGTATTCTAGCTTTGATCAGCTTACTTCCTATTTTATATTTGAGGTAG
- a CDS encoding universal stress protein, whose protein sequence is MNKRILIAMDDSDSSEFVFEQAFLIAQEHKSSLKLLHVLNSQDQNLPSNKTLSDQLQSTQKNSNVMPVQKSNFPKSNSEGRILRRLVGCVERAKAARIDADYICIIGEPGQLICDLALSWRADLILLGGEEPASDSTPSHNSVRNYVTHHAPCSVEVARLSRNQQPSNSLENEVLYSHLSGWQ, encoded by the coding sequence ATGAATAAGAGAATCTTGATCGCCATGGATGATTCTGATTCCAGTGAGTTTGTATTCGAACAAGCATTTCTCATCGCACAAGAACATAAGTCTAGTCTCAAACTACTCCATGTTCTAAATTCTCAAGATCAAAATTTACCTTCCAACAAGACACTTAGTGACCAATTACAATCTACTCAGAAAAATTCAAATGTAATGCCTGTTCAAAAGTCTAATTTCCCTAAATCCAATTCTGAGGGGAGGATTTTAAGGCGTCTAGTTGGTTGTGTAGAGAGAGCCAAGGCTGCCCGTATAGATGCGGACTATATCTGCATAATTGGAGAACCGGGACAATTAATTTGTGACTTAGCGCTATCTTGGCGTGCAGACTTAATTCTTTTGGGTGGAGAAGAACCAGCTAGTGATAGTACACCTTCTCACAATAGTGTCAGAAACTATGTTACACACCATGCACCTTGTTCAGTTGAAGTTGCACGACTTTCAAGGAATCAACAGCCATCAAACTCACTAGAAAATGAGGTTCTTTATTCACATCTTTCTGGTTGGCAATAA
- a CDS encoding universal stress protein encodes MIKKILVAMDHSINAIQAFEVAMEIAESCHARLMLLHVLSIEGEGYQAHPVFPGTYLYPAFSDIPLNRFQQEWNKYKEKELHRLAILSEQAKSVGITTEITQKFGNPRQEICDFAKEWNADLILMGSRGHSGLKELVLGSISNYVVHHALCSVMVVRTPNQLAVQPSTNSSAEQLRFMIST; translated from the coding sequence ATGATTAAGAAGATTTTGGTCGCCATGGATCACTCAATAAATGCTATTCAAGCTTTTGAAGTTGCAATGGAAATAGCAGAATCTTGCCATGCTCGACTTATGCTTCTACATGTTCTATCCATCGAAGGAGAGGGCTATCAAGCACATCCTGTTTTTCCTGGAACCTATCTCTATCCAGCTTTTTCTGACATACCGTTGAATCGCTTTCAACAAGAATGGAACAAGTATAAAGAAAAAGAGTTACATCGATTAGCAATACTGTCTGAGCAAGCAAAGTCAGTTGGAATTACTACTGAGATTACACAAAAATTTGGTAATCCTCGGCAAGAGATCTGCGATTTTGCTAAGGAATGGAACGCTGATTTAATTTTAATGGGAAGTCGAGGTCATTCTGGGTTAAAAGAATTAGTGTTAGGTAGTATTAGCAACTATGTTGTACATCACGCCCTATGTTCAGTCATGGTTGTACGAACACCGAATCAATTAGCAGTACAGCCCTCCACCAATTCATCGGCAGAACAGCTTCGTTTTATGATTTCAACATGA
- a CDS encoding flavodoxin family protein has product MRILIIYFSFSGNNRRLAEYLAKEIQCDICPIIEKKRRTMLTIVLDMIFKRSPKIEAIETPISNYDHTILVAPIWDSKIANPLKTLIKRKKNSLNNYSFISFCGFDRPGQKERITNQLTDLTGYPPKAVSELKVCELFPSEYRDEVNTISRYHITSKDLFKFEDKIYDFLHLIQRTKY; this is encoded by the coding sequence GTGAGAATCTTGATTATCTATTTTTCCTTTTCAGGTAATAATCGGCGACTTGCTGAGTATCTAGCCAAAGAAATTCAGTGCGATATCTGCCCCATTATTGAAAAAAAGAGGCGGACAATGTTAACGATTGTTTTGGATATGATCTTCAAAAGAAGCCCCAAAATCGAGGCAATTGAAACCCCGATCTCAAACTACGATCACACCATCTTGGTTGCACCGATCTGGGATTCTAAGATAGCTAATCCCTTGAAAACATTGATCAAGCGTAAGAAGAATTCATTGAATAATTATTCTTTCATATCATTCTGCGGTTTCGACCGCCCTGGACAAAAAGAAAGAATTACTAATCAACTTACAGATCTCACTGGATATCCACCAAAAGCTGTCTCTGAATTAAAAGTTTGCGAACTCTTTCCATCAGAGTATAGAGACGAAGTCAATACTATTTCCCGCTATCATATCACTAGTAAAGATCTCTTTAAGTTTGAAGATAAAATTTATGATTTTCTCCACCTCATACAAAGAACAAAATATTAA
- a CDS encoding transposase, with amino-acid sequence MPKGVVILKSIIHPDQALKQYLSHLSIPLSKPQQQHVLRIVEGLIVGNGRKTLSHLYAQWVDAPDASAVADFLRVSTWSEQSLDKRLGEINLADVIERVQRGGSSPVVYVSIDDSTSSKDKDTHALEGVDWQHDHNASGRNTPKYKKGMVHVSCRVQIGNHSVPFAYRLYLRAKTVRNLNRGRAKEERLRFQTKYQLVREMLQQLQPLLPKEWRVYVLFDSWYASAKLLKFVRRQGKRWFCLGAIKSNRILDGKRLSQWNKDLKHKHYDSVELKTVTGSKHTYLTRSITGRLNEVPFDVCVVISKRHPRDSHPKYYLCTDTSLSAAKILKRYSKRWSIETDYWYLKQCLGLGEFRVQHYEAIHKWYSLVHLALHFCMLNCAVLNRGMIHSFQLPK; translated from the coding sequence TTGCCCAAAGGTGTAGTCATTCTAAAAAGCATCATCCATCCAGACCAGGCTCTAAAACAGTACCTCTCACACTTGAGCATCCCGTTATCTAAACCTCAACAGCAGCATGTGCTGCGTATTGTTGAAGGATTGATTGTGGGCAATGGCCGCAAAACCCTTAGCCACTTGTATGCTCAGTGGGTTGATGCTCCAGATGCCAGTGCAGTGGCTGACTTTTTACGAGTGAGTACCTGGTCTGAGCAATCTCTCGACAAACGCCTTGGGGAAATCAACCTGGCCGATGTCATAGAGCGCGTGCAGCGAGGAGGAAGTTCTCCTGTGGTGTATGTGAGTATTGATGACTCGACCAGTAGCAAAGATAAGGATACCCATGCCTTGGAAGGGGTGGATTGGCAGCATGACCACAATGCCAGTGGTCGCAATACTCCCAAGTACAAGAAAGGGATGGTGCATGTGAGTTGTCGGGTTCAAATTGGCAACCACAGTGTTCCCTTCGCCTATCGGCTCTATTTACGGGCAAAAACGGTTCGCAACTTGAACCGGGGACGTGCCAAGGAGGAGCGATTGCGCTTCCAAACCAAGTATCAACTGGTCCGGGAGATGCTTCAGCAGCTCCAGCCTCTATTACCCAAAGAATGGCGGGTGTACGTTTTATTCGATAGCTGGTATGCCTCCGCCAAACTACTCAAGTTTGTTCGGCGGCAAGGCAAGCGATGGTTTTGTTTGGGCGCTATCAAATCCAATCGCATTCTTGATGGCAAGCGTCTGAGTCAATGGAACAAAGACCTCAAGCACAAACACTACGACTCAGTTGAGTTAAAAACAGTGACAGGCTCAAAGCACACCTACCTAACGCGCTCGATTACGGGCCGATTAAATGAGGTGCCTTTTGACGTCTGTGTGGTCATCTCCAAGCGGCACCCTCGGGATTCTCACCCGAAGTATTACCTGTGCACAGACACCTCATTGTCTGCGGCCAAAATACTGAAACGCTACTCAAAGCGCTGGTCCATTGAAACAGATTATTGGTATCTCAAGCAATGTTTGGGATTGGGGGAGTTTCGCGTCCAACACTATGAAGCGATTCACAAGTGGTACTCTTTGGTGCATTTAGCGTTGCATTTTTGTATGCTCAACTGCGCTGTTCTCAACAGAGGGATGATCCATTCATTTCAATTGCCCAAGTGA
- a CDS encoding SDR family oxidoreductase, translated as MSNKHPKVLVAGATGYIGGGVLEVLHQQGFWVRALCRDKNRLRNANWCDDIFMGHATQPDTLKGLCEDIDVVFSSIGIHSFNRHPTFWDVDYQANLNILEAAKASGVKHFIFVSVLRASEMARLSPLAKARDQVAQAIMQSGIDYNIFAPTGFFNDAQEFLVAAKRKGVIRLFGDGSSIYNPLSALDFGEEVARVIKEPLLRNTVRPVGGCEKYSNRQMAELVFEILDQEPHIKSIPTWVIALWALALRPFNYNAYALVKFFEFTARTPDMTGEAIGHRHVGDFLRNLAKGMSLVEADRALGLWNESRLPVDAKR; from the coding sequence ATGAGTAATAAACATCCAAAAGTTTTGGTAGCAGGAGCCACAGGATATATTGGTGGTGGTGTGCTAGAGGTTTTACATCAACAAGGTTTTTGGGTCCGTGCATTGTGTCGTGATAAAAACCGCCTTAGGAATGCCAATTGGTGCGATGACATTTTCATGGGCCATGCAACTCAACCAGATACTTTGAAAGGTCTTTGTGAGGATATAGACGTTGTTTTCTCATCCATCGGTATTCATTCATTCAACCGTCACCCAACTTTTTGGGATGTGGACTATCAAGCCAACCTGAATATTCTTGAGGCGGCAAAGGCTTCAGGTGTTAAACATTTCATCTTTGTTTCTGTGTTACGCGCCTCTGAAATGGCACGACTATCGCCCCTGGCCAAAGCAAGGGATCAGGTCGCCCAAGCGATCATGCAATCAGGGATAGATTACAACATCTTTGCGCCCACTGGATTCTTTAATGATGCACAAGAGTTCTTAGTCGCAGCGAAACGGAAGGGTGTAATTCGTTTGTTCGGAGATGGTTCTAGTATTTATAATCCCTTGAGTGCGCTCGATTTTGGTGAAGAAGTGGCTAGGGTAATCAAGGAGCCATTGCTGAGAAATACAGTTAGACCAGTTGGAGGATGTGAGAAATATAGCAATCGACAAATGGCCGAATTAGTCTTTGAAATTCTTGATCAAGAACCTCACATCAAATCTATCCCTACTTGGGTAATAGCCTTATGGGCATTAGCTCTTCGTCCTTTTAACTACAATGCTTATGCGTTGGTCAAATTCTTCGAGTTCACTGCTCGTACCCCAGATATGACAGGCGAGGCGATTGGTCACAGACATGTTGGGGATTTTTTGAGAAATCTTGCCAAAGGCATGTCTTTGGTAGAGGCAGATAGGGCTTTGGGCTTATGGAATGAGTCGCGATTGCCTGTGGATGCCAAGAGGTAA